A genomic stretch from Lepisosteus oculatus isolate fLepOcu1 chromosome 7, fLepOcu1.hap2, whole genome shotgun sequence includes:
- the LOC107077953 gene encoding tetratricopeptide repeat protein 41-like isoform X4, whose translation MEGLGALNEDDEEETCLCFSREASVWTFLCTVPDDLQPERNYLERELLPQLDRICQAGGARFKPVNLRWNRGEAENWSPHHPHRKLVSSQQLKISLDYISCCSVFMCLLGQRYGAFRPESSAPLPASIDSLDGLSEVEKNLYVASKHGYPWVLEGRNQTCSLTELEVTQAASLKDSSGCFFYFRDYSYDDGASDAENERLLSVMSRQTAFEEQRVRELKTKIINKCLPVRFFRSLQELGEQVIEDWRTIIKQFCSLDTVNTSVGLQHSPPHAHHQAFAQHCCRSFVPWLQSGRVSDSLDAFALSATTDAQTQDNVLPRGTDKAENTSSGQQLTEEPAQKSILLLCGSRGCGKSSMVASWLRDFCRKSSGILVVPYFVGASPASADVRIFLSHCTSALRCASYGSVPRHWAEGAWRGGSEATAEPLSFPQAVQAFAAAAGLRPCVLVLDGLDELEGTLGLSTQEVKKLQWLPDPLPPRCKLIFTSSSADLSCKYLSSRTDVHVLHCPSPADPAVRGAIVRKHLALPCRHILGAQLEGLLAKNLSFLPVFLSAVGGELRTCGALQDEEQKLEEYLGVWSVQELWALVIERWVQDYSWGCESTTRRGRKRAAAPARDAQAGPRGWVWAVLCLLRLARCGLREEELLSLLHTLGYRGARKVLPLDWALFRSASWHWIQEGPSGLLSLTHQSLHQAVDLQLLGAEPAGQESGCCDGSRKAFHRALAQFFQQLHGAPCRRVFLEVPWHLERAESWEELRAFLCDPGIVDILSRSSAQFLQLRADLVRYWGLLAGRGCDPFLSLLNLCGLKHASEERKSTATFIVDKPLPETWVQARLMAFSADILNDLGKTPESEFLLLEAESRLVEADLKDRKSMGVLLRVEQRLAELYSTMGQLERAEMYCHKALSTAETCLSHHPDSSDHIERARGLVLCRLCHLLAGRGSPDVSVILSEISALSHASTHPSRVATVKLLQGMHRLAQGDPSEAQACYQEALSIRHRWYGLEHPQVAEAEEHLADLLCQAREMGKTAVDQL comes from the exons ATGGAGGGGCTTGGTGCCCtgaatgaagatgatgaagaggAGACCTGCCTCTGTTTCTCCCGTGAAGCGTCCGTTTGGACATTCCTGTGTACTGTTCCTGACGATCTCCAGCCAGAACGAAACTACCTGGAGAGAGAGCTCCTCCCTCAGCTTGACAGGATATGTCAGGCCGGAGGAGCCCGGTTCAAGCCTGTGAACCTACGGTGGAACAGGGGAGAAGCAGAGAACTGGTCTCCTCATCACCCCCACCGCAAACTCGTCTCCTCACAACAGCTGAAGATCAGCTTGGATTACATCAGTtgttgttctgttttcatgtgccTGCTGGGCCAACGGTATGGAGCTTTTCGGCCAGAGAGCTCTGCACCTTTGCCAGCTTCCATAGATAGTCTAGATGGCCtgtctgaagtggagaaaaatcTTTACGTTGCCAGCAAGCATGGTTATCCCTGGGTGCTCGAGGGCAGAAACCAAACCTGCAGTTTGACAGAGCTGGAGGTCACCCAGGCTGCTTCCCTCAAGGACTCCTCTGGGTGTTTTTTCTACTTCAGAGATTACTCCTACGATGATGGGGCTTCCGATGCCGAAAACGAGAGACTGCTGAGCGTCATGTCCAGGCAGACAGCTTTCGAAGAGCAGAGGGTGAGGGAACTAAAGACCAAGATCATTAATAagtgtctgcctgtcaggttCTTCAGAAGTCTGCAAGAGCTGGGAGAGCAAGTGATTGAAGACTGGAGAACAATTATCAAACAGTTTTGTTCTCTAGACACTGTTAATACATCTGTTG GCCTTCAGCACAGCCCCCCTCACGCACATCACCAGGCCTTCGCACAGCACTGCTGTCGGAGCTTCGTTCCCTGGCTGCAGTCGGGCCGGGTCTCGGACTCACTCGACGCGTTTGCACTCTCTGCCACTACCGACGCCCAGACCCAGGATAATGTCCTTCCCAGGGGAACTGATAAAGCTGAAAATACAAG CTCAGGACAGCAGCTGACAGAAGAACCGGCCCAGAAATCCATCCTCCTGCTCTGTGGCTCCAGGGGGTGTGGCAAGTCATCCATGGTTGCCAGCTGGCTCCGGGATTTCTGTCGGAAGAGTTCCGGAATCCTGGTCGTACCCTATTTCGTGGGAGCCAGTCCCGCCAGCGCTGATGTCAGGATCTTTCTCAGCCACTGCACCTCAGCTCTTCGCTGTGCAAGCTACGGTAGTGTACCGAGACACT GGGCTGAGGGTGCCTGGAGAGGGGGATCTGAGGCCACGGCGGAGCCCCTGTCTTTCCCCCAGGCAGTCCAGGCCTTTGCTGCAGCGGCTGGACTGAGGCCCTGTGTCCTGGTTCTGGACGGGCTGGACGAACTGGAAGGGACCCTCGGGCTGTCGACTCAGGAG GTGAAAAAACTGCAATGGCTTCCCGACCCCCTGCCTCCTCGGTGCAAACTGATATTCACCTCCAGCAGCGCGGACCTCTCCTGCAAGTACCTGAGCTCTCGCACAGATGTGCACGTGCTGCACTGCCCCAGCCCAGCTGACCCCGCCGTGAGGGGAGCTATCGTGCGGAAACACTTGGCGCTGCCTTGCAGACACATCCTGGGGGCTCAGCTGGAAGGCCTGCTGGCAAAAAACCTGAGCTTCCTCCCGGTGTTTCTGTCTGCTGTGGGCGGCGAGCTGCGCACCTGCGGGGCACTGCAGGACGAGGAGCAGAAGCTGGAGGAGTACCTGGGGGTGTGGTCTGTCCAGGAGCTGTGGGCCCTGGTGATAGAGCGCTGGGTCCAGGACTACAGCTGGGGTTGTGAGAGCACCACCCGTCGGGGCAGGAAGAGGGCAGCAGCCCCAGCTAGAGATGCACAGGCAG GACCGCGGGGCTGGGTGTGGGCCGTGCTGTGTCTGCTGCGCCTGGCACGCTGCGGGCTGAGGGAGGAGGAGCTGCTGAGCCTGCTGCACACCCTGGGCTACCGCGGAGCCCGGAAGGTCCTGCCGCTTGACTGGGCCCTGTTCCGCTCAGCCTCCTGGCACTGGATCCAGGAGGGCCCCAGCGGCCTGCTGAGCCTTACCCACCAGTCCCTGCACCAGGCGGTGGACCTCCAGCTGCTGG GAGCGGAGCCTGCCGGGCAGGAGTCTGGCTGCTGTGATGGCAGCAGGAAGGCCTTCCACAGGGCTCTGGCCCAGTTCTTCCAGCAGCTGCAtggcgccccctgcaggagggTGTTCCTGGAGGTGCCCTGGCACCTGGAGCGGGCCGAGTCCTGGGAGGAGCTGCGCGCCTTCCTGTGTGATCCTGG GATTGTTGACATCCTGTCCAGAAGCTCGGCACAGTTTCTGCAGCTGAGGGCTGACCTGGTCAGGTACTGGGGACTGCTGGCAGGAAGAGGGTGTGATcccttcctgtctctcctgAACCTGTGTGGCCTGAAACATGCATctgaggagaggaagagcacaGCTACATTTATAG TAGATAAACCACTACCAGAGACCTGGGTTCAAGCAAGGCTGATGGCTTTTTCTGCTGACATTTTAAATGACCTGGGAAAGACACCGGAAAGCGAGTTTTTACTGCTGGAGGCTGAATCACGTCTTGTAGAG gCTGATTTGAAAGACAGAAAAAGTATGGGAGTGCTGCTGAGAGTGGAGCAGAGGCTTGCAGAGCTCTACAGCACAATGGGTCAGCTAGAGAGGGCTGAGATGTACTGTCACAAGGCTCTGAGCACTGCGGAGACCTGCCTGTCACACCACCCTGACAGCAGCGATCACATTGAAAGAGCAAGAG GCCTGGTGCTGTGCAGGCTGTGCCACCTGCTTGCTGGACGTGGGTCTCCTGATGTCAGTGTCATTCTGAGCGAGATCAGTGCTCTCAGTCATGCCAGCACCCACCCCTCCAGGGTGGCTACCGTGAAGCTCCTTCAGGGAATGCACAG GCTTGCTCAGGGTGACCCCTCTGAGGCCCAGGCCTGCTACCAGGAAGCCCTGAGCATCAGACATCGCTGGTATGGCCTTGAGCACCCCCAGGTGGCTGAGGCAGAAGAGCACCTGGCAGACCTGCTCTGTCAGGCCAGAGAGATGGG GAAAACTGCTGTTGACCAGCTCTGA
- the LOC107077953 gene encoding tetratricopeptide repeat protein 41-like isoform X2 — MEGLGALNEDDEEETCLCFSREASVWTFLCTVPDDLQPERNYLERELLPQLDRICQAGGARFKPVNLRWNRGEAENWSPHHPHRKLVSSQQLKISLDYISCCSVFMCLLGQRYGAFRPESSAPLPASIDSLDGLSEVEKNLYVASKHGYPWVLEGRNQTCSLTELEVTQAASLKDSSGCFFYFRDYSYDDGASDAENERLLSVMSRQTAFEEQRVRELKTKIINKCLPVRFFRSLQELGEQVIEDWRTIIKQFCSLDTVNTSVGLQHSPPHAHHQAFAQHCCRSFVPWLQSGRVSDSLDAFALSATTDAQTQDNVLPRGTDKAENTSSGQQLTEEPAQKSILLLCGSRGCGKSSMVASWLRDFCRKSSGILVVPYFVGASPASADVRIFLSHCTSALRCASYGSVPRHWAEGAWRGGSEATAEPLSFPQAVQAFAAAAGLRPCVLVLDGLDELEGTLGLSTQEVKKLQWLPDPLPPRCKLIFTSSSADLSCKYLSSRTDVHVLHCPSPADPAVRGAIVRKHLALPCRHILGAQLEGLLAKNLSFLPVFLSAVGGELRTCGALQDEEQKLEEYLGVWSVQELWALVIERWVQDYSWGCESTTRRGRKRAAAPARDAQAGPRGWVWAVLCLLRLARCGLREEELLSLLHTLGYRGARKVLPLDWALFRSASWHWIQEGPSGLLSLTHQSLHQAVDLQLLGAEPAGQESGCCDGSRKAFHRALAQFFQQLHGAPCRRVFLEVPWHLERAESWEELRAFLCDPGIVDILSRSSAQFLQLRADLVRYWGLLAGRGCDPFLSLLNLCGLKHASEERKSTATFIDKPLPETWVQARLMAFSADILNDLGKTPESEFLLLEAESRLVEADLKDRKSMGVLLRVEQRLAELYSTMGQLERAEMYCHKALSTAETCLSHHPDSSDHIERARGLVLCRLCHLLAGRGSPDVSVILSEISALSHASTHPSRVATVKLLQGMHRLAQGDPSEAQACYQEALSIRHRWYGLEHPQVAEAEEHLADLLCQAREMGTGKRHVVELYQHVIKVKEEQRVSALSPHLAQPLGCSLALTLCQLGKLLLTSSDRQERREAIRLLQRARDLQLSLLGPDDRITRDTLRLLKKETHDSGITHNVIFPRQTIQRLEPYHAAQSLTQKFKPRSHIALRERPQNVSQFRSASSSCRTFMTTHTEKCPVYRPWTACQTSIFGPSSNIKNLILSLKPDSRDSCRVLHRSAWYHEPGRYPTLQQPFPPRLHQARGPSERLFQNHFRHAREIPGGKELENSHK; from the exons ATGGAGGGGCTTGGTGCCCtgaatgaagatgatgaagaggAGACCTGCCTCTGTTTCTCCCGTGAAGCGTCCGTTTGGACATTCCTGTGTACTGTTCCTGACGATCTCCAGCCAGAACGAAACTACCTGGAGAGAGAGCTCCTCCCTCAGCTTGACAGGATATGTCAGGCCGGAGGAGCCCGGTTCAAGCCTGTGAACCTACGGTGGAACAGGGGAGAAGCAGAGAACTGGTCTCCTCATCACCCCCACCGCAAACTCGTCTCCTCACAACAGCTGAAGATCAGCTTGGATTACATCAGTtgttgttctgttttcatgtgccTGCTGGGCCAACGGTATGGAGCTTTTCGGCCAGAGAGCTCTGCACCTTTGCCAGCTTCCATAGATAGTCTAGATGGCCtgtctgaagtggagaaaaatcTTTACGTTGCCAGCAAGCATGGTTATCCCTGGGTGCTCGAGGGCAGAAACCAAACCTGCAGTTTGACAGAGCTGGAGGTCACCCAGGCTGCTTCCCTCAAGGACTCCTCTGGGTGTTTTTTCTACTTCAGAGATTACTCCTACGATGATGGGGCTTCCGATGCCGAAAACGAGAGACTGCTGAGCGTCATGTCCAGGCAGACAGCTTTCGAAGAGCAGAGGGTGAGGGAACTAAAGACCAAGATCATTAATAagtgtctgcctgtcaggttCTTCAGAAGTCTGCAAGAGCTGGGAGAGCAAGTGATTGAAGACTGGAGAACAATTATCAAACAGTTTTGTTCTCTAGACACTGTTAATACATCTGTTG GCCTTCAGCACAGCCCCCCTCACGCACATCACCAGGCCTTCGCACAGCACTGCTGTCGGAGCTTCGTTCCCTGGCTGCAGTCGGGCCGGGTCTCGGACTCACTCGACGCGTTTGCACTCTCTGCCACTACCGACGCCCAGACCCAGGATAATGTCCTTCCCAGGGGAACTGATAAAGCTGAAAATACAAG CTCAGGACAGCAGCTGACAGAAGAACCGGCCCAGAAATCCATCCTCCTGCTCTGTGGCTCCAGGGGGTGTGGCAAGTCATCCATGGTTGCCAGCTGGCTCCGGGATTTCTGTCGGAAGAGTTCCGGAATCCTGGTCGTACCCTATTTCGTGGGAGCCAGTCCCGCCAGCGCTGATGTCAGGATCTTTCTCAGCCACTGCACCTCAGCTCTTCGCTGTGCAAGCTACGGTAGTGTACCGAGACACT GGGCTGAGGGTGCCTGGAGAGGGGGATCTGAGGCCACGGCGGAGCCCCTGTCTTTCCCCCAGGCAGTCCAGGCCTTTGCTGCAGCGGCTGGACTGAGGCCCTGTGTCCTGGTTCTGGACGGGCTGGACGAACTGGAAGGGACCCTCGGGCTGTCGACTCAGGAG GTGAAAAAACTGCAATGGCTTCCCGACCCCCTGCCTCCTCGGTGCAAACTGATATTCACCTCCAGCAGCGCGGACCTCTCCTGCAAGTACCTGAGCTCTCGCACAGATGTGCACGTGCTGCACTGCCCCAGCCCAGCTGACCCCGCCGTGAGGGGAGCTATCGTGCGGAAACACTTGGCGCTGCCTTGCAGACACATCCTGGGGGCTCAGCTGGAAGGCCTGCTGGCAAAAAACCTGAGCTTCCTCCCGGTGTTTCTGTCTGCTGTGGGCGGCGAGCTGCGCACCTGCGGGGCACTGCAGGACGAGGAGCAGAAGCTGGAGGAGTACCTGGGGGTGTGGTCTGTCCAGGAGCTGTGGGCCCTGGTGATAGAGCGCTGGGTCCAGGACTACAGCTGGGGTTGTGAGAGCACCACCCGTCGGGGCAGGAAGAGGGCAGCAGCCCCAGCTAGAGATGCACAGGCAG GACCGCGGGGCTGGGTGTGGGCCGTGCTGTGTCTGCTGCGCCTGGCACGCTGCGGGCTGAGGGAGGAGGAGCTGCTGAGCCTGCTGCACACCCTGGGCTACCGCGGAGCCCGGAAGGTCCTGCCGCTTGACTGGGCCCTGTTCCGCTCAGCCTCCTGGCACTGGATCCAGGAGGGCCCCAGCGGCCTGCTGAGCCTTACCCACCAGTCCCTGCACCAGGCGGTGGACCTCCAGCTGCTGG GAGCGGAGCCTGCCGGGCAGGAGTCTGGCTGCTGTGATGGCAGCAGGAAGGCCTTCCACAGGGCTCTGGCCCAGTTCTTCCAGCAGCTGCAtggcgccccctgcaggagggTGTTCCTGGAGGTGCCCTGGCACCTGGAGCGGGCCGAGTCCTGGGAGGAGCTGCGCGCCTTCCTGTGTGATCCTGG GATTGTTGACATCCTGTCCAGAAGCTCGGCACAGTTTCTGCAGCTGAGGGCTGACCTGGTCAGGTACTGGGGACTGCTGGCAGGAAGAGGGTGTGATcccttcctgtctctcctgAACCTGTGTGGCCTGAAACATGCATctgaggagaggaagagcacaGCTACATTTATAG ATAAACCACTACCAGAGACCTGGGTTCAAGCAAGGCTGATGGCTTTTTCTGCTGACATTTTAAATGACCTGGGAAAGACACCGGAAAGCGAGTTTTTACTGCTGGAGGCTGAATCACGTCTTGTAGAG gCTGATTTGAAAGACAGAAAAAGTATGGGAGTGCTGCTGAGAGTGGAGCAGAGGCTTGCAGAGCTCTACAGCACAATGGGTCAGCTAGAGAGGGCTGAGATGTACTGTCACAAGGCTCTGAGCACTGCGGAGACCTGCCTGTCACACCACCCTGACAGCAGCGATCACATTGAAAGAGCAAGAG GCCTGGTGCTGTGCAGGCTGTGCCACCTGCTTGCTGGACGTGGGTCTCCTGATGTCAGTGTCATTCTGAGCGAGATCAGTGCTCTCAGTCATGCCAGCACCCACCCCTCCAGGGTGGCTACCGTGAAGCTCCTTCAGGGAATGCACAG GCTTGCTCAGGGTGACCCCTCTGAGGCCCAGGCCTGCTACCAGGAAGCCCTGAGCATCAGACATCGCTGGTATGGCCTTGAGCACCCCCAGGTGGCTGAGGCAGAAGAGCACCTGGCAGACCTGCTCTGTCAGGCCAGAGAGATGGG CACGGGCAAAAGACACGTGGTGGAACTCTACCAACATGTGATCAAAGTTAAAGAAGAACAGAGGGTCTCTGCACTGTCTCCACACTTGGCACAGCCACTGGGATGCAGCCTGGCGTTGACTCTTTGCCAATTGG GAAAACTGCTGTTGACCAGCTCTGAccggcaggagaggagagaagcCATCCGACTCCTGCAGAGAGCCAGGGATCTGCAGCTCAGCCTGCTGGGACCCGACGACCGGATCACCAGGGACACTCTGCG gttatTAAAGAAAGAGACTCACGATTCAGGCATTACGCACAATGTCATATTTCCCAGACAGACCATACAAAGGTTGGAGCCCTATCATGCAGCACAGAGTCTTACACAGAAATTCAAGCCACGGTCTCACATAGCCTTGAGGGAGAGACCCCAAAACGTTTCCCAGTTTAGATCAGCCTCAAGCAGCTGCAGGACATTCATGACAACACATACTGAGAAATGCCCTGTCTACAGGCCCTGGACAGCCTGCCAGACTTCGATATTTGGACCCTCTAGCAACATCAAGAATCTGATTCTGTCTCTGAAACCGGACTCGAGGGACAGTTGCAGAGTTCTGCACAGGTCAGCATGGTACCATGAGCCCGGGAGATACCCCACTCTTCAACAGCCATTCCCTCCCAGGCTGCACCAGGCGAGAGGGCCGAGTGAGAGGCTCTTTCAGAATCATTTCAGACATGCCAGAGAAATACCGGGCGGAAAAGAACTTGAGAACAGTCACAAATGA
- the LOC107077953 gene encoding tetratricopeptide repeat protein 41-like isoform X1 translates to MEGLGALNEDDEEETCLCFSREASVWTFLCTVPDDLQPERNYLERELLPQLDRICQAGGARFKPVNLRWNRGEAENWSPHHPHRKLVSSQQLKISLDYISCCSVFMCLLGQRYGAFRPESSAPLPASIDSLDGLSEVEKNLYVASKHGYPWVLEGRNQTCSLTELEVTQAASLKDSSGCFFYFRDYSYDDGASDAENERLLSVMSRQTAFEEQRVRELKTKIINKCLPVRFFRSLQELGEQVIEDWRTIIKQFCSLDTVNTSVGLQHSPPHAHHQAFAQHCCRSFVPWLQSGRVSDSLDAFALSATTDAQTQDNVLPRGTDKAENTSSGQQLTEEPAQKSILLLCGSRGCGKSSMVASWLRDFCRKSSGILVVPYFVGASPASADVRIFLSHCTSALRCASYGSVPRHWAEGAWRGGSEATAEPLSFPQAVQAFAAAAGLRPCVLVLDGLDELEGTLGLSTQEVKKLQWLPDPLPPRCKLIFTSSSADLSCKYLSSRTDVHVLHCPSPADPAVRGAIVRKHLALPCRHILGAQLEGLLAKNLSFLPVFLSAVGGELRTCGALQDEEQKLEEYLGVWSVQELWALVIERWVQDYSWGCESTTRRGRKRAAAPARDAQAGPRGWVWAVLCLLRLARCGLREEELLSLLHTLGYRGARKVLPLDWALFRSASWHWIQEGPSGLLSLTHQSLHQAVDLQLLGAEPAGQESGCCDGSRKAFHRALAQFFQQLHGAPCRRVFLEVPWHLERAESWEELRAFLCDPGIVDILSRSSAQFLQLRADLVRYWGLLAGRGCDPFLSLLNLCGLKHASEERKSTATFIVDKPLPETWVQARLMAFSADILNDLGKTPESEFLLLEAESRLVEADLKDRKSMGVLLRVEQRLAELYSTMGQLERAEMYCHKALSTAETCLSHHPDSSDHIERARGLVLCRLCHLLAGRGSPDVSVILSEISALSHASTHPSRVATVKLLQGMHRLAQGDPSEAQACYQEALSIRHRWYGLEHPQVAEAEEHLADLLCQAREMGTGKRHVVELYQHVIKVKEEQRVSALSPHLAQPLGCSLALTLCQLGKLLLTSSDRQERREAIRLLQRARDLQLSLLGPDDRITRDTLRLLKKETHDSGITHNVIFPRQTIQRLEPYHAAQSLTQKFKPRSHIALRERPQNVSQFRSASSSCRTFMTTHTEKCPVYRPWTACQTSIFGPSSNIKNLILSLKPDSRDSCRVLHRSAWYHEPGRYPTLQQPFPPRLHQARGPSERLFQNHFRHAREIPGGKELENSHK, encoded by the exons ATGGAGGGGCTTGGTGCCCtgaatgaagatgatgaagaggAGACCTGCCTCTGTTTCTCCCGTGAAGCGTCCGTTTGGACATTCCTGTGTACTGTTCCTGACGATCTCCAGCCAGAACGAAACTACCTGGAGAGAGAGCTCCTCCCTCAGCTTGACAGGATATGTCAGGCCGGAGGAGCCCGGTTCAAGCCTGTGAACCTACGGTGGAACAGGGGAGAAGCAGAGAACTGGTCTCCTCATCACCCCCACCGCAAACTCGTCTCCTCACAACAGCTGAAGATCAGCTTGGATTACATCAGTtgttgttctgttttcatgtgccTGCTGGGCCAACGGTATGGAGCTTTTCGGCCAGAGAGCTCTGCACCTTTGCCAGCTTCCATAGATAGTCTAGATGGCCtgtctgaagtggagaaaaatcTTTACGTTGCCAGCAAGCATGGTTATCCCTGGGTGCTCGAGGGCAGAAACCAAACCTGCAGTTTGACAGAGCTGGAGGTCACCCAGGCTGCTTCCCTCAAGGACTCCTCTGGGTGTTTTTTCTACTTCAGAGATTACTCCTACGATGATGGGGCTTCCGATGCCGAAAACGAGAGACTGCTGAGCGTCATGTCCAGGCAGACAGCTTTCGAAGAGCAGAGGGTGAGGGAACTAAAGACCAAGATCATTAATAagtgtctgcctgtcaggttCTTCAGAAGTCTGCAAGAGCTGGGAGAGCAAGTGATTGAAGACTGGAGAACAATTATCAAACAGTTTTGTTCTCTAGACACTGTTAATACATCTGTTG GCCTTCAGCACAGCCCCCCTCACGCACATCACCAGGCCTTCGCACAGCACTGCTGTCGGAGCTTCGTTCCCTGGCTGCAGTCGGGCCGGGTCTCGGACTCACTCGACGCGTTTGCACTCTCTGCCACTACCGACGCCCAGACCCAGGATAATGTCCTTCCCAGGGGAACTGATAAAGCTGAAAATACAAG CTCAGGACAGCAGCTGACAGAAGAACCGGCCCAGAAATCCATCCTCCTGCTCTGTGGCTCCAGGGGGTGTGGCAAGTCATCCATGGTTGCCAGCTGGCTCCGGGATTTCTGTCGGAAGAGTTCCGGAATCCTGGTCGTACCCTATTTCGTGGGAGCCAGTCCCGCCAGCGCTGATGTCAGGATCTTTCTCAGCCACTGCACCTCAGCTCTTCGCTGTGCAAGCTACGGTAGTGTACCGAGACACT GGGCTGAGGGTGCCTGGAGAGGGGGATCTGAGGCCACGGCGGAGCCCCTGTCTTTCCCCCAGGCAGTCCAGGCCTTTGCTGCAGCGGCTGGACTGAGGCCCTGTGTCCTGGTTCTGGACGGGCTGGACGAACTGGAAGGGACCCTCGGGCTGTCGACTCAGGAG GTGAAAAAACTGCAATGGCTTCCCGACCCCCTGCCTCCTCGGTGCAAACTGATATTCACCTCCAGCAGCGCGGACCTCTCCTGCAAGTACCTGAGCTCTCGCACAGATGTGCACGTGCTGCACTGCCCCAGCCCAGCTGACCCCGCCGTGAGGGGAGCTATCGTGCGGAAACACTTGGCGCTGCCTTGCAGACACATCCTGGGGGCTCAGCTGGAAGGCCTGCTGGCAAAAAACCTGAGCTTCCTCCCGGTGTTTCTGTCTGCTGTGGGCGGCGAGCTGCGCACCTGCGGGGCACTGCAGGACGAGGAGCAGAAGCTGGAGGAGTACCTGGGGGTGTGGTCTGTCCAGGAGCTGTGGGCCCTGGTGATAGAGCGCTGGGTCCAGGACTACAGCTGGGGTTGTGAGAGCACCACCCGTCGGGGCAGGAAGAGGGCAGCAGCCCCAGCTAGAGATGCACAGGCAG GACCGCGGGGCTGGGTGTGGGCCGTGCTGTGTCTGCTGCGCCTGGCACGCTGCGGGCTGAGGGAGGAGGAGCTGCTGAGCCTGCTGCACACCCTGGGCTACCGCGGAGCCCGGAAGGTCCTGCCGCTTGACTGGGCCCTGTTCCGCTCAGCCTCCTGGCACTGGATCCAGGAGGGCCCCAGCGGCCTGCTGAGCCTTACCCACCAGTCCCTGCACCAGGCGGTGGACCTCCAGCTGCTGG GAGCGGAGCCTGCCGGGCAGGAGTCTGGCTGCTGTGATGGCAGCAGGAAGGCCTTCCACAGGGCTCTGGCCCAGTTCTTCCAGCAGCTGCAtggcgccccctgcaggagggTGTTCCTGGAGGTGCCCTGGCACCTGGAGCGGGCCGAGTCCTGGGAGGAGCTGCGCGCCTTCCTGTGTGATCCTGG GATTGTTGACATCCTGTCCAGAAGCTCGGCACAGTTTCTGCAGCTGAGGGCTGACCTGGTCAGGTACTGGGGACTGCTGGCAGGAAGAGGGTGTGATcccttcctgtctctcctgAACCTGTGTGGCCTGAAACATGCATctgaggagaggaagagcacaGCTACATTTATAG TAGATAAACCACTACCAGAGACCTGGGTTCAAGCAAGGCTGATGGCTTTTTCTGCTGACATTTTAAATGACCTGGGAAAGACACCGGAAAGCGAGTTTTTACTGCTGGAGGCTGAATCACGTCTTGTAGAG gCTGATTTGAAAGACAGAAAAAGTATGGGAGTGCTGCTGAGAGTGGAGCAGAGGCTTGCAGAGCTCTACAGCACAATGGGTCAGCTAGAGAGGGCTGAGATGTACTGTCACAAGGCTCTGAGCACTGCGGAGACCTGCCTGTCACACCACCCTGACAGCAGCGATCACATTGAAAGAGCAAGAG GCCTGGTGCTGTGCAGGCTGTGCCACCTGCTTGCTGGACGTGGGTCTCCTGATGTCAGTGTCATTCTGAGCGAGATCAGTGCTCTCAGTCATGCCAGCACCCACCCCTCCAGGGTGGCTACCGTGAAGCTCCTTCAGGGAATGCACAG GCTTGCTCAGGGTGACCCCTCTGAGGCCCAGGCCTGCTACCAGGAAGCCCTGAGCATCAGACATCGCTGGTATGGCCTTGAGCACCCCCAGGTGGCTGAGGCAGAAGAGCACCTGGCAGACCTGCTCTGTCAGGCCAGAGAGATGGG CACGGGCAAAAGACACGTGGTGGAACTCTACCAACATGTGATCAAAGTTAAAGAAGAACAGAGGGTCTCTGCACTGTCTCCACACTTGGCACAGCCACTGGGATGCAGCCTGGCGTTGACTCTTTGCCAATTGG GAAAACTGCTGTTGACCAGCTCTGAccggcaggagaggagagaagcCATCCGACTCCTGCAGAGAGCCAGGGATCTGCAGCTCAGCCTGCTGGGACCCGACGACCGGATCACCAGGGACACTCTGCG gttatTAAAGAAAGAGACTCACGATTCAGGCATTACGCACAATGTCATATTTCCCAGACAGACCATACAAAGGTTGGAGCCCTATCATGCAGCACAGAGTCTTACACAGAAATTCAAGCCACGGTCTCACATAGCCTTGAGGGAGAGACCCCAAAACGTTTCCCAGTTTAGATCAGCCTCAAGCAGCTGCAGGACATTCATGACAACACATACTGAGAAATGCCCTGTCTACAGGCCCTGGACAGCCTGCCAGACTTCGATATTTGGACCCTCTAGCAACATCAAGAATCTGATTCTGTCTCTGAAACCGGACTCGAGGGACAGTTGCAGAGTTCTGCACAGGTCAGCATGGTACCATGAGCCCGGGAGATACCCCACTCTTCAACAGCCATTCCCTCCCAGGCTGCACCAGGCGAGAGGGCCGAGTGAGAGGCTCTTTCAGAATCATTTCAGACATGCCAGAGAAATACCGGGCGGAAAAGAACTTGAGAACAGTCACAAATGA